In Deltaproteobacteria bacterium HGW-Deltaproteobacteria-6, one genomic interval encodes:
- a CDS encoding rhomboid family intramembrane serine protease translates to MMSAARNSILCPNCRKLISLDEPACPYCGLIRPGLHAKAGKLRNILFAFEPVTAIIYINIAFFALSLLIDPRGIFTGGSPFGFLSPSNQSLLNLGASGTMPVLAYHNYWSLFSASFLHGGILHIVFNMMALYQLGPFVLREFGLHRFVNIYILTGVAGFAVSVLAGVPFTIGASASVCGLIGAIIYFGKSRGGSYGDAIFKQALGWVAGLIIFGFIFSGINNWAHGGGLLSGLLIAYLMGYNDRNRESAWSKILAYACAVITTGVLIWAVVSSLFDKFAS, encoded by the coding sequence ATAATGAGCGCTGCCCGAAACTCGATCTTATGCCCCAATTGCCGAAAACTGATCAGTCTGGACGAACCGGCCTGCCCTTATTGCGGGTTGATCCGCCCCGGCCTGCATGCAAAAGCGGGGAAGCTTCGCAATATCCTTTTTGCGTTTGAACCGGTTACCGCCATTATCTATATCAATATTGCTTTTTTTGCTCTGTCGCTGCTGATCGATCCACGGGGAATTTTTACGGGAGGCAGCCCTTTCGGCTTCCTGTCACCCTCCAACCAGAGCCTTTTGAATCTGGGGGCAAGCGGCACCATGCCGGTGCTGGCGTATCATAACTACTGGAGCCTCTTCTCCGCTTCATTCTTACACGGTGGAATTCTGCATATCGTTTTCAACATGATGGCCTTATATCAGCTCGGCCCTTTCGTGCTGCGCGAATTCGGCCTTCATCGCTTCGTCAACATTTACATCCTGACCGGCGTTGCCGGTTTTGCCGTTTCCGTGCTGGCGGGCGTTCCCTTTACAATCGGCGCATCGGCCTCCGTTTGCGGGCTGATCGGCGCGATCATTTATTTCGGGAAAAGCCGCGGCGGTTCTTACGGGGACGCTATCTTCAAACAGGCTCTGGGATGGGTGGCAGGACTGATCATCTTTGGATTCATCTTCAGCGGCATCAACAACTGGGCCCACGGCGGCGGTCTTCTGTCGGGACTGCTGATTGCGTATCTGATGGGCTACAATGACCGGAATCGCGAGAGCGCCTGGAGTAAAATACTGGCCTACGCCTGCGCCGTTATCACAACAGGGGTCTTAATCTGGGCGGTCGTTTCTTCACTGTTTGATAAATTCGCATCATAA
- a CDS encoding 23S rRNA (cytosine(1962)-C(5))-methyltransferase RlmI (SAM-dependent;catalyzes the methylation of cytosine at position 1962 of the 23S rRNA) encodes MAKINYPEIILKNGREASLLRGHPWVFSGAIAGIKGQPSDGDVVLARDSRGQMLALGFFNSLTDIAFRVITRDCEKVVDAAFWNERVQAALELRLRLVNAKTNAYRLINAEGDGCPGLIVDVYNNTQVISITTAGMEGQKQNILDALIFHLKPAGIYEQSAGRSRGLEGLQESRGFIYGDDQRSAVRIMENGYQFDVDFIGGQKTGFFLDQRGNREKIGALSCGRTVLNCFCYTGAFSVYAVAGGAKKVVSLDISKSACAAVSEHLRLNGLPVDDHPVIETDVFQYLRDLRESFDLIILDPPAFAKTKRDVSKASRGYKEINMQAMKHLNRGGMLATFSCSNFIEEDLFYKIVQGAARDAQADLQLLDRFSAGPDHPLALGHPEGRYLKGLLVRKY; translated from the coding sequence ATGGCGAAAATAAATTATCCTGAAATTATATTGAAAAACGGCAGGGAAGCGTCGCTCCTGCGCGGGCACCCGTGGGTGTTTTCCGGCGCGATTGCCGGGATAAAGGGTCAACCGTCCGACGGCGATGTCGTGCTGGCCAGGGATTCCAGAGGCCAAATGCTGGCTTTGGGATTTTTTAACAGCCTTACGGATATCGCTTTTCGTGTAATAACTCGGGATTGCGAAAAGGTTGTCGACGCGGCTTTCTGGAATGAGCGCGTGCAGGCGGCACTGGAGCTGCGCCTGCGGCTTGTGAACGCAAAGACCAACGCCTATCGCCTGATTAATGCCGAAGGCGACGGATGTCCCGGCCTGATTGTGGATGTCTATAACAATACGCAGGTTATCTCCATCACCACGGCCGGCATGGAAGGGCAGAAACAAAACATCCTGGATGCCTTGATTTTCCATCTGAAACCGGCAGGAATCTACGAGCAGAGCGCCGGTCGTTCACGAGGCCTGGAAGGGCTTCAGGAAAGCAGAGGATTTATCTACGGTGACGATCAGAGAAGCGCCGTGCGGATTATGGAAAACGGCTATCAGTTTGATGTCGATTTCATCGGCGGGCAGAAAACAGGCTTTTTTCTGGATCAGCGCGGCAACAGAGAAAAAATCGGCGCGCTGTCGTGCGGCAGGACGGTTTTAAACTGTTTTTGCTATACCGGCGCGTTTTCGGTTTACGCCGTTGCAGGCGGGGCGAAAAAAGTTGTTTCTCTGGATATTTCCAAATCCGCCTGCGCCGCCGTTTCCGAACATTTACGTCTCAATGGCCTGCCGGTTGATGATCATCCGGTGATTGAAACGGATGTATTTCAGTATTTGCGCGATTTGCGGGAGAGTTTTGATCTGATCATTCTCGATCCACCGGCGTTTGCCAAAACCAAACGCGATGTGTCAAAGGCATCCCGGGGCTATAAAGAAATCAATATGCAGGCCATGAAGCATCTGAACCGGGGCGGGATGCTGGCAACGTTTTCCTGCTCCAATTTCATTGAGGAAGATTTGTTTTACAAAATCGTGCAGGGGGCGGCGCGAGACGCGCAGGCCGACTTGCAGTTGCTGGATAGATTTTCGGCCGGTCCGGATCATCCCCTGGCCCTGGGGCATCCCGAAGGCCGGTATCTTAAAGGGCTGCTGGTGAGAAAATATTAA
- a CDS encoding cation transporter encodes MHRNQIELWQHHHTFNAEKKAIEKRTAIVVIITFATMTAEIIFGWISNSMALLADGWHMGTHAFALGISLMAYMMARKYAKDETFTFGTWKIEILGAYTSAVVLGIVAVIMIFSSVERMINPLNIYYNQALFVAIVGLSVNLVCAAILNNGSHAHEHDHHSDDHQHSHHPHHHEDLNLKSAYLHVMADALTSILAIAALLGAKYFKLNWLDPFMGIVGAGLIIHWSFLLLKDTSGILLEREMGNPIADEIKSEIESDGDSKISDLHIWKVAQNQYACIVSLVTAEQYSLEDYKTRLHKVHELVHVTIEINECKSDKHRPAIR; translated from the coding sequence ATGCATAGAAATCAAATTGAGTTATGGCAGCATCATCACACCTTCAATGCTGAAAAAAAAGCAATAGAAAAACGAACAGCCATTGTTGTCATCATTACTTTTGCCACAATGACGGCCGAAATAATATTCGGCTGGATTTCAAATTCAATGGCGTTGCTGGCCGATGGCTGGCACATGGGAACGCATGCGTTTGCCCTGGGCATATCCCTGATGGCCTATATGATGGCCAGAAAATATGCAAAAGATGAAACCTTCACATTTGGAACATGGAAAATTGAAATTCTGGGCGCTTATACCAGCGCCGTCGTGCTGGGCATCGTTGCCGTGATCATGATTTTTTCTTCTGTTGAAAGAATGATCAACCCTTTGAACATTTATTACAACCAGGCCTTGTTTGTGGCCATCGTGGGATTGTCGGTCAATCTTGTTTGTGCGGCAATACTGAACAACGGTAGTCATGCTCATGAACACGATCATCATAGTGATGATCATCAACATTCGCATCATCCGCACCATCATGAAGATTTAAACTTAAAATCAGCCTATCTGCACGTGATGGCAGATGCTTTAACGTCCATCCTGGCTATTGCAGCATTGCTGGGCGCAAAATATTTCAAGCTGAACTGGCTTGACCCGTTTATGGGTATTGTGGGCGCGGGCCTGATTATCCACTGGTCGTTTTTATTACTGAAGGATACCAGTGGCATTCTGCTGGAACGGGAAATGGGTAATCCGATCGCTGATGAAATCAAAAGTGAGATTGAATCCGATGGAGATTCAAAAATAAGTGACCTGCATATCTGGAAAGTGGCGCAAAACCAGTATGCCTGCATTGTGTCGCTGGTTACAGCTGAACAATACTCGCTTGAAGACTATAAAACACGATTACATAAAGTACATGAATTGGTTCATGTCACGATAGAAATTAATGAATGCAAAAGTGACAAGCACCGACCGGCAATCCGGTAG
- a CDS encoding mannose-1-phosphate guanylyltransferase, which yields MHAVIMAGGRGTRFWPRSRERKPKHLLDITSDRTIIQETVDRISPLVKPENILIVTGSKHAKELMKQLPEVPAQNILIEPVGRNTAPCIGLAAVHVQKRCKDDVMVVLPSDHGIADPAQYRKVIAAAAKAAEKGNALVTVGLKPTSPHTGFGYMEGGASIGRVAGQTLLRVKAFREKPDRKKAEAFVKNGNFFWNSGMFIWKASAILSEIEHFLPDLHSGLMTIKASLGKSSEARTLSAIYKGLASISIDYGVMEKAKDVFMIPASFGWSDVGSWDTLWEISARDKNGNAATGGSQAIFENTENALVYSPKKLVALIGMKDVIVVETKDALLICKKGQSQDVKKIVDLLEAGGENQLL from the coding sequence ATGCATGCAGTCATCATGGCCGGAGGACGCGGCACACGATTCTGGCCCAGGAGCCGCGAAAGGAAACCGAAACACCTGCTGGACATCACGAGCGACCGGACAATCATTCAGGAAACCGTTGACCGGATCTCGCCGCTCGTCAAACCCGAAAACATTCTGATTGTGACAGGCAGCAAACATGCCAAGGAATTGATGAAGCAATTGCCGGAGGTTCCCGCTCAAAATATTCTGATTGAACCGGTGGGGCGGAACACGGCCCCCTGCATCGGCCTGGCCGCTGTCCACGTTCAGAAAAGATGCAAAGATGACGTCATGGTTGTTTTGCCTTCCGATCATGGCATCGCCGATCCTGCCCAATACCGGAAAGTTATCGCCGCGGCGGCCAAGGCGGCCGAAAAAGGGAACGCACTCGTGACCGTCGGCCTGAAACCCACCAGTCCGCATACCGGCTTTGGTTACATGGAAGGCGGCGCATCCATAGGCCGGGTCGCAGGCCAGACGCTTTTGCGGGTGAAAGCCTTCCGCGAAAAACCGGACCGCAAAAAGGCCGAAGCCTTTGTGAAAAACGGGAATTTTTTCTGGAACAGCGGCATGTTTATCTGGAAAGCTTCGGCGATCTTAAGCGAAATAGAACATTTTTTGCCGGATTTGCATTCAGGACTGATGACCATCAAGGCCTCGCTGGGAAAATCCTCCGAAGCCAGAACGCTGTCGGCGATTTACAAGGGACTGGCGTCGATCTCCATCGATTACGGCGTCATGGAAAAAGCCAAAGACGTGTTTATGATTCCGGCAAGTTTCGGCTGGAGCGACGTGGGAAGCTGGGATACCCTGTGGGAGATATCCGCCAGGGACAAAAACGGCAACGCCGCAACAGGCGGCTCCCAGGCCATCTTTGAGAACACCGAAAACGCTCTTGTTTACAGCCCGAAAAAGCTGGTGGCGTTGATCGGCATGAAGGATGTCATTGTCGTCGAGACAAAAGACGCTCTGCTCATCTGTAAAAAAGGTCAATCACAGGATGTCAAAAAAATTGTAGACCTGCTGGAAGCCGGCGGAGAAAATCAGTTGCTCTGA
- a CDS encoding septum formation inhibitor Maf (Maf; overexpression in Bacillus subtilis inhibits septation in the dividing cell), with translation MMTISVSFPFILASASPRREELLRSVGLKFKIIPADVDETYLKGESPRAHVRRLSHDKAGVIAAKYPKALVLGADTIVVIDGLILGKPKNKKQAREMLERLSGRKHTVFTGFTIACAASGISKTRVVQSAVQFKEISPEEMDWYVGCDEPYDKAGGYAVQGKGAYFIKAIRGSYTNVIGLPLCETLEELKIFGAIHFR, from the coding sequence ATGATGACCATCTCCGTATCCTTCCCTTTTATTCTGGCCTCCGCTTCGCCGCGCCGCGAAGAGCTGTTGCGCTCCGTGGGACTGAAGTTTAAAATTATTCCCGCTGACGTTGATGAAACTTATCTCAAAGGCGAAAGCCCCCGCGCTCACGTCCGAAGGCTGTCCCATGATAAAGCGGGAGTGATCGCCGCAAAATACCCGAAGGCTCTGGTGCTGGGCGCAGACACCATCGTGGTAATTGACGGCCTGATTCTGGGCAAGCCCAAAAACAAGAAGCAGGCGCGCGAAATGCTTGAAAGACTCAGCGGGCGCAAACACACCGTATTCACGGGTTTTACCATCGCCTGCGCCGCTTCCGGAATATCAAAGACCAGAGTTGTCCAATCCGCCGTTCAGTTCAAAGAAATCAGCCCCGAAGAAATGGACTGGTACGTGGGCTGCGATGAGCCCTACGACAAGGCCGGCGGCTATGCCGTGCAGGGCAAAGGCGCGTACTTTATCAAAGCGATCCGCGGCTCCTATACCAACGTCATCGGCTTGCCGCTTTGTGAAACGCTGGAAGAACTTAAAATTTTCGGGGCCATTCATTTCAGGTGA
- a CDS encoding YggS family pyridoxal phosphate-dependent enzyme: protein METAIVSNIRMIRERIAAAATRAGRDPGGIQLMAVSKTVPPERIRDAMDAGITLFGENYVQEAREKIPAIGHTVSWHMIGHLQTNKVKYVINLFDWIHSVDRLELARELDKRAGRNNRKLNALMEVNVSGEESKSGVEASLALDLVRQISVLPNLNVRGLMTMPPYSDDPETSRPYFQALRRLRDEINSAAVPNIRMDELSMGMTDDFEVAIEEGATIIRVGRAIFGERSYRHV from the coding sequence ATGGAAACAGCAATCGTCTCCAACATCCGCATGATCAGAGAGAGAATCGCCGCTGCCGCAACCCGGGCGGGCCGTGACCCCGGCGGCATTCAACTGATGGCGGTCAGCAAAACGGTCCCGCCCGAACGCATCCGTGACGCCATGGACGCGGGCATCACGCTGTTTGGTGAAAACTACGTTCAGGAAGCCCGTGAAAAAATTCCCGCCATCGGTCACACCGTCTCCTGGCACATGATCGGCCATCTGCAAACCAACAAGGTCAAATACGTCATCAACCTTTTCGACTGGATTCATTCCGTTGACCGCCTGGAGCTGGCGCGCGAACTGGATAAGCGGGCGGGCCGGAACAACCGCAAATTAAACGCCCTGATGGAAGTCAATGTCAGCGGCGAGGAATCAAAAAGCGGCGTGGAAGCTTCGCTGGCCCTCGATCTTGTCCGGCAGATTTCAGTCTTGCCCAATTTAAACGTGCGCGGATTGATGACCATGCCGCCCTATTCGGATGATCCCGAAACCTCACGTCCTTATTTTCAAGCCCTGCGCAGACTGCGCGATGAAATAAACAGCGCGGCTGTTCCCAACATCCGCATGGACGAACTTTCCATGGGCATGACCGACGATTTTGAAGTCGCCATCGAAGAGGGTGCAACCATTATCCGCGTGGGACGGGCAATTTTCGGCGAAAGATCCTATCGGCACGTCTGA
- a CDS encoding N-acetyltransferase: protein MIYIPTMNEGYPAKYESRLTLKNGRAVLFRPILQTDKPLIVDLLNKLSPDAVYLRFLRPVTELPEKMLFQLTHINYESNFALVAVIEEHGKDSLIAVARYGYDTAEKATDFAIAVRDDWQHLGLGKYMLDKILSIGREHGIFRFVSVIDSTNHNMKRLLRTLAYKANYSHKGGAIQVEVLV from the coding sequence ATGATATATATTCCAACGATGAATGAAGGCTATCCCGCAAAATATGAAAGCCGGCTTACGCTGAAAAATGGCAGAGCAGTATTGTTCAGGCCGATTTTGCAGACAGACAAGCCCCTGATCGTGGATCTATTGAACAAACTGTCTCCTGATGCCGTCTATTTGCGTTTCTTGAGGCCCGTAACCGAACTTCCTGAAAAAATGCTCTTCCAGCTCACGCACATTAACTATGAAAGCAACTTTGCCCTGGTCGCGGTCATCGAAGAGCATGGAAAAGACTCCCTGATTGCCGTCGCGCGATATGGGTATGATACCGCCGAGAAGGCTACAGACTTTGCGATTGCGGTCCGTGACGACTGGCAGCATCTGGGCCTGGGCAAATACATGCTTGACAAAATCCTGAGCATCGGCAGAGAGCATGGAATTTTCCGCTTCGTATCCGTCATTGATTCGACCAATCATAACATGAAGCGGCTGCTCAGGACGCTTGCTTATAAGGCAAACTATTCTCATAAAGGCGGCGCCATTCAAGTTGAGGTTCTCGTTTAG
- the prmC gene encoding peptide chain release factor N(5)-glutamine methyltransferase has product MTMRDIIAKATQKLDSAGIPSARLDAEVLLAFCLECDRMEFIKNPDRIIGGTQLKAFHQLIERRLRFEPVAYITGRKAFWSLTLDVNPDVLIPRPDTEVLVEEALAVFQTEAFHHPRILDIGTGSGAIALALACEIPEAKVTATDISEAALAAAQRNAAALGLANSITFLPGDLFEPVCGEFDIIVSNPPYIGATEYETLEAGVKDFEPKLALWAGQTGLEFYKKLIYQAHSHLAENGWLLLEIGAKQSESVRAIMSANAGFYDHIDVRADYAGLSRVIKGRRK; this is encoded by the coding sequence ATGACGATGCGAGACATTATTGCCAAAGCAACTCAAAAGCTGGACAGCGCGGGAATTCCTTCAGCCAGGCTGGATGCGGAAGTTCTGTTGGCTTTCTGTCTGGAATGCGACCGGATGGAGTTCATCAAAAATCCTGACCGGATCATAGGCGGGACGCAGCTGAAAGCTTTTCATCAACTGATCGAACGGCGGCTGCGCTTCGAGCCGGTGGCCTACATTACCGGCCGCAAGGCTTTCTGGTCGCTGACGCTGGACGTTAATCCGGATGTCCTGATCCCGAGGCCTGATACGGAAGTGCTCGTCGAAGAGGCGCTGGCCGTCTTTCAGACAGAGGCTTTTCATCATCCGCGTATTCTGGATATCGGAACGGGCAGCGGAGCAATTGCGCTGGCCCTGGCCTGCGAAATTCCCGAAGCAAAAGTAACAGCCACCGACATTTCAGAGGCGGCACTGGCCGCAGCGCAAAGAAACGCCGCCGCGCTCGGTCTGGCAAACTCAATCACCTTTCTTCCGGGTGATTTGTTCGAACCGGTTTGCGGCGAATTTGACATTATCGTTTCCAACCCGCCCTACATCGGAGCGACGGAGTATGAAACACTCGAAGCCGGCGTCAAAGATTTTGAGCCGAAGCTTGCGCTTTGGGCCGGACAAACAGGTCTGGAATTTTACAAAAAATTGATATATCAGGCACATAGCCACCTTGCGGAAAATGGCTGGCTTTTGTTGGAAATCGGCGCTAAACAAAGCGAAAGTGTGCGTGCCATCATGTCGGCAAATGCCGGTTTTTACGACCATATTGATGTACGCGCTGATTACGCGGGACTTTCTCGCGTTATCAAAGGAAGGAGAAAATAA
- the murA gene encoding UDP-N-acetylglucosamine 1-carboxyvinyltransferase: MDKIVINGGKPLQGDVQISGAKNAALPVLTAALLTEGTCTFSNIPDLVDIKTTYKLLRNMGVEIEGDSTVKISAEKITHSVAPYDLVKTMRASILVLGPLVARMGHARVSLPGGCAIGARPVNLHIKALQDMGASVELHGGYIEAKADRLRGANIYFDLPTVTGTENIMMAATLAEGTTVLNNAAREPEIVNLADVLTGMGARIKGAGTDVITITGVTSLSGTEASIIPDRIEAGTFMIAAGMTRGEINVLGCNPQHLEALINKLRDTGMKITPVDGGLNVKAGPKINSVDIKTLPHPGFPTDLQAQIMAYMTIGSGLSVITETVFENRFMHVSELMRMGADIVIQGGSAVVRGVPTLFGAQTMATDLRASASLILAALVAEGATEISRVYHIDRGYENIEKKFSALGADIKRMKQ; the protein is encoded by the coding sequence GTGGATAAAATAGTCATTAACGGCGGCAAGCCGCTACAGGGAGATGTTCAGATCAGCGGCGCGAAAAACGCCGCCCTGCCGGTGCTGACGGCGGCGCTTTTGACGGAAGGAACCTGCACATTTTCCAATATTCCCGATCTGGTTGATATCAAAACCACCTATAAGCTTTTAAGAAATATGGGAGTGGAAATTGAAGGCGACAGCACGGTAAAAATCAGCGCTGAAAAAATCACCCATAGCGTCGCTCCTTATGATCTTGTCAAAACAATGCGGGCCTCGATTCTGGTGTTAGGGCCGCTGGTGGCGCGCATGGGCCATGCCCGCGTGTCTCTTCCCGGCGGCTGCGCCATCGGCGCGCGTCCGGTCAACCTGCACATCAAAGCGCTTCAGGACATGGGCGCCTCCGTGGAGTTGCACGGCGGCTATATCGAAGCGAAGGCGGACCGGCTTCGAGGCGCCAATATTTATTTTGATCTGCCGACCGTTACCGGCACGGAAAATATCATGATGGCGGCAACCCTCGCGGAAGGCACGACGGTTCTCAACAACGCAGCCCGGGAACCGGAAATCGTCAACCTGGCGGACGTCCTCACCGGCATGGGCGCCAGAATCAAGGGAGCGGGAACGGACGTCATCACCATCACCGGCGTCACATCGCTTTCCGGAACGGAAGCCTCCATCATCCCCGATCGCATCGAAGCCGGAACTTTCATGATCGCCGCCGGCATGACCCGCGGTGAAATCAATGTACTGGGCTGCAATCCTCAGCATCTGGAAGCGCTGATCAACAAACTGCGGGACACCGGCATGAAAATCACTCCCGTTGACGGAGGCCTGAATGTGAAAGCCGGCCCGAAAATCAACAGTGTGGACATCAAAACCCTTCCCCACCCGGGCTTCCCCACGGATCTGCAGGCGCAGATCATGGCTTACATGACCATCGGCAGCGGCCTTTCCGTCATTACGGAAACCGTATTTGAAAACCGCTTTATGCATGTCAGCGAACTGATGCGCATGGGCGCGGATATCGTGATTCAGGGCGGCAGCGCCGTGGTTCGCGGCGTGCCCACCTTATTCGGAGCGCAAACCATGGCCACGGATTTGCGGGCTTCCGCCTCGCTGATTCTGGCGGCACTGGTCGCCGAGGGCGCAACGGAAATTTCCCGCGTCTATCATATCGACCGCGGTTATGAGAATATTGAAAAGAAATTCTCCGCGCTGGGTGCGGATATTAAAAGGATGAAACAATAA
- the hisD gene encoding histidinol dehydrogenase has translation MKIIRADAIEFRDFFQALRARGGAFTPELLTNVAQIIHDVSLRGDEALFYYTKKFDGCDLTTATIEATGAEIKKAAALVKSEDRDVIELAARRIEKYHRHQTASGYTMSEEAGVELGQRILPLSRAGIYAPGGKAFYPSTLLMAAIPARIAGVKEIILTSPVKDGRLNPLIAAAAEVAGVDRIFKIGGAQAVAALAYGTQTVPRVDKIVGPGNAYVAAAKKLVFGQVAIDMIAGPSEVVVIADQTANPAFAAADMLAQAEHDEMAAAVLFTPYPDLADRVLKEIDRQMQTLPKKRIIEKSLSQYGAIIITSDIAQAVELANFFAPEHLELMVENPADLLGQVRNAGSVFLGSYTPEALGDYIAGTNHILPTEGTARFSSPLGVYDFYKRMSVLSFSQTAFEKLSSQTQHFARMEGLDAHANSVLVRSTTGKDK, from the coding sequence ATGAAAATCATTCGAGCCGACGCAATTGAATTCCGGGATTTTTTTCAGGCCTTACGGGCCAGGGGCGGCGCCTTTACACCGGAGCTCTTGACCAATGTGGCCCAAATTATTCATGACGTGTCCCTGCGCGGCGATGAAGCGCTGTTTTACTATACAAAAAAGTTTGACGGCTGCGACCTGACAACGGCAACCATAGAAGCAACCGGTGCGGAAATAAAAAAAGCGGCGGCCCTTGTAAAATCTGAAGACCGGGATGTGATTGAACTTGCCGCTAGGCGGATTGAAAAATATCACCGCCATCAAACGGCATCCGGATACACGATGAGTGAGGAAGCCGGCGTGGAACTGGGTCAGCGGATACTGCCGCTCTCCAGGGCGGGCATTTACGCGCCCGGCGGCAAGGCTTTTTATCCTTCCACACTGCTCATGGCGGCCATTCCGGCGCGCATTGCGGGCGTCAAAGAAATCATCCTGACCAGTCCCGTAAAAGACGGCCGGCTCAATCCGCTCATTGCCGCGGCCGCCGAAGTTGCGGGCGTTGACCGCATCTTCAAGATCGGCGGCGCGCAGGCTGTGGCCGCTCTGGCTTACGGCACACAAACCGTCCCCCGCGTGGATAAGATTGTGGGACCGGGCAACGCCTATGTCGCCGCGGCCAAAAAGCTCGTTTTCGGACAGGTCGCCATTGACATGATCGCCGGTCCCAGCGAGGTGGTGGTCATTGCCGATCAAACCGCCAATCCCGCTTTTGCGGCGGCGGACATGCTGGCGCAGGCCGAACATGATGAGATGGCGGCGGCGGTGCTCTTCACGCCTTACCCGGATCTGGCCGATCGCGTGTTAAAAGAAATTGACCGGCAGATGCAAACACTGCCCAAGAAGAGGATCATTGAAAAATCCCTGTCACAATACGGCGCGATCATCATTACATCCGATATTGCTCAGGCAGTGGAACTGGCCAATTTCTTCGCGCCGGAACATCTGGAACTGATGGTGGAAAATCCCGCGGACCTTTTAGGCCAGGTTCGCAACGCCGGCTCCGTATTCCTGGGTTCCTATACCCCGGAAGCGCTGGGCGACTACATCGCCGGAACCAACCATATTCTGCCGACGGAAGGCACGGCGCGGTTTTCCTCACCGCTCGGTGTCTATGATTTTTACAAACGAATGAGCGTATTGTCTTTCTCTCAAACGGCTTTCGAAAAACTATCCTCACAAACACAGCATTTTGCCCGGATGGAAGGACTTGACGCGCACGCCAACTCGGTGCTCGTGCGTTCTACAACCGGTAAAGACAAGTGA
- a CDS encoding enoyl-CoA hydratase/isomerase family protein gives MPIEIKMEGQVAVVTLNEGENRLNLDFLNKFIDALDHIEKQTDANVLVVRGAHEKIFSNGIDLEWLMPIMQKNDAATAKKFIETMMVLFRKITLYPMPTIVAMTGHAFAGGAIMCCYFDFRFMRSDRGFMCFPEVDLGIPFLPGMMAAMKKAIPRYKLDEMVLTGKRVAAQECEEHHIITKACHIDQLMDEVMNFAKQQTKRRAVVDLIKAEMNKEIVYAIDHEDPPIIASGRFYV, from the coding sequence ATGCCGATTGAGATTAAGATGGAGGGCCAGGTGGCCGTAGTCACGTTGAATGAAGGGGAAAACCGTTTGAATCTGGATTTCCTGAATAAATTTATAGACGCCCTGGATCATATTGAGAAACAGACGGATGCCAATGTGCTGGTCGTTCGCGGCGCTCACGAAAAAATATTCAGCAATGGAATCGATCTGGAGTGGTTGATGCCGATCATGCAGAAAAATGACGCGGCAACGGCCAAAAAATTTATTGAAACGATGATGGTGCTTTTCAGGAAGATTACACTGTACCCCATGCCCACGATTGTCGCAATGACCGGACATGCCTTTGCCGGCGGCGCGATCATGTGCTGCTACTTTGATTTTCGTTTCATGCGGTCGGACCGGGGCTTTATGTGCTTCCCGGAAGTTGATCTGGGCATTCCGTTTCTGCCGGGCATGATGGCGGCGATGAAGAAGGCCATTCCGCGTTACAAACTCGATGAGATGGTTTTAACCGGAAAGCGGGTTGCCGCGCAGGAATGCGAGGAGCATCATATCATCACCAAAGCCTGCCACATTGACCAGCTGATGGACGAGGTCATGAATTTCGCCAAACAGCAGACGAAGAGACGCGCGGTTGTTGATCTCATTAAAGCGGAAATGAACAAGGAGATCGTTTACGCGATCGATCATGAAGATCCGCCGATTATTGCGTCCGGACGCTTTTACGTCTAA